In Bacillus sp. S3, the sequence GATTTATTTTACTTTATGATGTCAATTTTGATAAAAAAATCTGGAGTGGCCACAATTATGAACAGGGAAAATGGATTGAACTGGGGATCGATATTGGGGTAGATCACCTGGTTCAAAAAACCGAGAGTTTGATGTAGGGAAACGGCTGATTCCTTATTGCCGATTTTTAGCGATGAAAGGATTAGATACTAAACTTTCGTGAGTAGCCGCCCAAAGGTTGTAAGCCATGATACAATGGATAGCAAATAACGACCATGAAGGCGGTGTGAGTGGATGTGTTTAATCCTATTTGCTTATCAAGTTCATCCTGTTTATAAGCTGATTGTTGCTGCTAACCGGGATGAATTTCATCAAAGACCCACTGCTCCGGCACAGTTTTGGCTGGATCAGCCTGAAATTCTTGCCGGCCGTGATTTAGAAAAAATGGGTACTTGGATGGGGGTTACAAAGACTGGACGTTTTTCCGCCCTGACTAATTATCGCGATCCTTTGGAGGAAAGAGAAGGAAAACGTTCACGCGGCGAGCTGGTGGCTGATGCCTTGGCCTATCAGGGAAAGATCGCTGATTATATGAATACCCTAGAGATAAATAAGCATCAGTATCCGGGCTATAACTTATTATCAGGCGATGCAAATGAACTGTACTATTATTCCAATGTTGGAGGGGAGCTTCAAAAGCTGAAGCCGGGGATCTACGGGGTGAGTAATCATTTATTAGACACGGAATGGCCAAAAGTGAAAAAGGGAAAGACAGGCTTG encodes:
- a CDS encoding NRDE family protein, yielding MCLILFAYQVHPVYKLIVAANRDEFHQRPTAPAQFWLDQPEILAGRDLEKMGTWMGVTKTGRFSALTNYRDPLEEREGKRSRGELVADALAYQGKIADYMNTLEINKHQYPGYNLLSGDANELYYYSNVGGELQKLKPGIYGVSNHLLDTEWPKVKKGKTGLADIIGGNRDGLVEQLFSLLKNADPAPDESLPSTGVSLEWERMLSPLFIKSEQYGTRSSTVLLMSDEEIQYVERVFSVDGAEDREFRLMS